A portion of the Colius striatus isolate bColStr4 chromosome 1, bColStr4.1.hap1, whole genome shotgun sequence genome contains these proteins:
- the MANSC4 gene encoding MANSC domain-containing protein 4, whose protein sequence is MVLLVAVAEVLLVLGLAVESDSLCSPTTFYKNCWIRRFPGLLIDLQESQKRGAQVLKIYAEVSPQQCSRTCCLLRNVSCNLAVFYHGAIHENMNCLHMSCPALESCILKSRINVILYNITTGIDPDLLLFEKLTSKEPDTLSSPNKYERQNSTKTTEWERCQHRNATSSSLLQAPSSTTSYGLTANTYNSSISLIVKKTEVTTYSRTQTFPLDDHFAERTSTTLVSTRSITSSDKTIHSTLISKSSEALSHMPTPPRLNSSKQHLNETKGYSGRNYTSDNEAPAWEAAALGVWLIPVVLCSSLIFLCCCTVAFTAGCCSSRRGQYKPVRRTTLRQFIKYTSVKSNL, encoded by the exons ATGGTTCTGCTGGTGGCAGTAGCAGAAGTGCTGTTGGTCCTGGGCTTGGCTGTGGAATCAGACTCTCTCTGTTCACCTACCACCTTTTACAAGAACTGCTGGATCCGACGCTTTCCAGGTCTTCTGATTGACCTGCAGGAATCACAGAAGAGGGGAGCCCAGGTGCTGAAGATTTACGCAGAAGTGTCACCCCAACAATGCAGCAGAACCTGCTGCCTTCTGAGGAATG TTTCCTGCAATCTAGCAGTGTTCTACCATGGGGCCATTCATGAGAATATGAATTGCCTGCACATGTCTTGTCCAGCATTGGAAAGTTGCATACTAAAATCTAGAATTAATGTCATTTTGTACAACATCACAACAG GGATTGATCCAGATCTTCTTCTTTTTGAAAAATTGACATCCAAAGAGCCAGATACTCTCTCCTCACCGAATAAATATGAAAGACAGAACAGCACAAAGACCACTGAGTGGGAAAGATGCCAGCATCGTAATGCCACATCAagttctcttctccaagctccaTCTTCTACCACCAGCTATGGCTTAACAGCAAACACTTACAACTCCAGCATAAGCTTGATAGTCAAAAAAACTGAAGTTACTACTTATTCCAGGACACAAACTTTTCCACTGGATGATCATTTTGCTGAGAGGACAAGCACAACTTTAGTAAGCACTAGGTCAATCACCAGCTCAGACAAGACCATTCACTCAACTTTGATATCCAAGTCTTCTGAGGCATTATCCCACATGCCCACTCCTCCTCGTCTGAACAGCAGTAAGCAGCATTTAAATGAAACCAAAGGCTACAGTGGTAGAAATTATACTTCAGATAATGAGGCACCTGCTTGGGAAGCTGCAGCTTTGGGTGTCTGGTTGATTCCTGTTGTTCTTTGCTCTTCTCTAATATTCCTTTGCTGTTGTACTGTTGCTTTCACAGCAGGGTGTTGCAGCAGTAGGAGAGGCCAGTATAAGCCTGTAAGGAGAACAACATTGAGACAATTCATAAAGTATACTAGTGTCAAAAGTAATTTGTAA
- the MRPS35 gene encoding small ribosomal subunit protein mS35 isoform X2, with protein sequence MAPVSRALRAAAGSWAVLSWCCGTAMGGPRFGAAAYSSVPAVSSRESQTKEVSTRRRGRIPQLVKSHVPPRTEKMAVDQDWSSVYPTAAAFKPASVPLPIRMGYPVKRGVPPPKEGNLELIKIPNFLHLTPPAIKKHCAALKDFCTEWPSALDSDEKCEKHFPIEIETVDYISSGTSIRNPKARVVTLRKTEMWESEKSEEDMEEYIWENSRSQNNALDTLLQIKASENDSNVTKEDLLASEVVKNYRSSVIALKNEGETEKNMSQYKESVKKLLNIQALP encoded by the exons ATGGCGCCCGTCAGCCGGGCGCTGCGGGCAGCGGCGGGTAGCTGGGCCGTGCTGTCCTGGTGCTGCGGGACGGCCATGGGTGGCCCTCGCTTCGGGGCCGCGGCTTATTCCTCTGTGCCTGCGGTGAGCAGCAGGGAAAGCCAGACGAAGGAAG tttcaacAAGGAGAAGAGGCCGAATACCACAGTTGGTAAAATCA CATGTACCACCCAGAACTGAGAAGATGGCTGTTGATCAGGACTGGAGCAGTGTTTatcccacagcagctgcatttAAACCTGCCTCTGTGCCTCTCCCAATTCGAATGGGTTACCCAGTGAAGAGAGGAGTACCTCCACCAAAAGAAGGCAACTTAGAACTTATAAAG ATTCCCAATTTTTTACATCTTACACCTCCAGCAATTAAGAAACACTGTGCAGCTCTTAAAG ATTTCTGCACTGAATGGCCAAGTGCTTTGGACAGTGATGAGAAATGTGAAAAGCATTTCCCTATTGAAATTGAAACAGTAGATTATATTTCTTCAGGGACATCTATTCGTAATCCCAAAGCAAGAGTTGTGACTTTAAGA aaaactgaGATGTGGGAGAGTGAGAAGTCTGAGGAAGACATGGAAGAGTATATCTGGGAAAATAGCCGCTCTCAGAATAATGCTTTGGATACACTACTTCAAATAAAAGCCTCAGAGAATGACAGTAATGTAACTAAGGAAGATCTTCTTGCATCAGAAGTGGTTAAGAATTACAGAAGCTCTGTAATTGCACTTAAAAATGAaggtgaaacagaaaagaatatgTCTCAGTATAAGGAATCTGTGAAGAAACTATTGAATATACAAGCATTGCCATGA
- the MRPS35 gene encoding small ribosomal subunit protein mS35 isoform X1 gives MAPVSRALRAAAGSWAVLSWCCGTAMGGPRFGAAAYSSVPAVSSRESQTKEVSTRRRGRIPQLVKSHVPPRTEKMAVDQDWSSVYPTAAAFKPASVPLPIRMGYPVKRGVPPPKEGNLELIKIPNFLHLTPPAIKKHCAALKDFCTEWPSALDSDEKCEKHFPIEIETVDYISSGTSIRNPKARVVTLRVKLSNLNLDDHAKKKLIKLVGERYCKDTDMLTITTDRCPLRRQNYDYGIHLLTVLYHESWKTEMWESEKSEEDMEEYIWENSRSQNNALDTLLQIKASENDSNVTKEDLLASEVVKNYRSSVIALKNEGETEKNMSQYKESVKKLLNIQALP, from the exons ATGGCGCCCGTCAGCCGGGCGCTGCGGGCAGCGGCGGGTAGCTGGGCCGTGCTGTCCTGGTGCTGCGGGACGGCCATGGGTGGCCCTCGCTTCGGGGCCGCGGCTTATTCCTCTGTGCCTGCGGTGAGCAGCAGGGAAAGCCAGACGAAGGAAG tttcaacAAGGAGAAGAGGCCGAATACCACAGTTGGTAAAATCA CATGTACCACCCAGAACTGAGAAGATGGCTGTTGATCAGGACTGGAGCAGTGTTTatcccacagcagctgcatttAAACCTGCCTCTGTGCCTCTCCCAATTCGAATGGGTTACCCAGTGAAGAGAGGAGTACCTCCACCAAAAGAAGGCAACTTAGAACTTATAAAG ATTCCCAATTTTTTACATCTTACACCTCCAGCAATTAAGAAACACTGTGCAGCTCTTAAAG ATTTCTGCACTGAATGGCCAAGTGCTTTGGACAGTGATGAGAAATGTGAAAAGCATTTCCCTATTGAAATTGAAACAGTAGATTATATTTCTTCAGGGACATCTATTCGTAATCCCAAAGCAAGAGTTGTGACTTTAAGA GTTAAACTTTCTAACCTGAATTTGGATGATCATGCAAAgaagaagctcattaaacttgTAGGGGAGCGCTACTGTAAGGATACAGATATGCTCACAATTACAACAGACAG GTGTCCATTAAGAAGACAGAACTATGATTATGGCATACACCTCCTTACAGTTTTGTACCATGAATCTTGG aaaactgaGATGTGGGAGAGTGAGAAGTCTGAGGAAGACATGGAAGAGTATATCTGGGAAAATAGCCGCTCTCAGAATAATGCTTTGGATACACTACTTCAAATAAAAGCCTCAGAGAATGACAGTAATGTAACTAAGGAAGATCTTCTTGCATCAGAAGTGGTTAAGAATTACAGAAGCTCTGTAATTGCACTTAAAAATGAaggtgaaacagaaaagaatatgTCTCAGTATAAGGAATCTGTGAAGAAACTATTGAATATACAAGCATTGCCATGA